The Alphaproteobacteria bacterium DNA segment CGACCGGCGCCAGTTTTCCCAAGCTGCTGATCTACGCCGTGCAGCCTCAGGTTCTGCCGCGCTATCTGGGCGTCGCCATCTACCGGCTGGACGCCAACATCCGCCATTCGACGGTGGTCGGCATCGTCGGCGCCGGCGGCATCGGCATGACCCTTACGGCCACCTTCAAGCGCTACGACTACGACTTCAGCCTGGCCATCCTGCTGACCATCATCGCCTTGGTCTTTCTCGGGGAAATTTTCTCCAACTGGGTGAGGAAACGCCTGCGATGACGGCCTCCGAGCAGGCCGTCCGCCAGCCCGATATCTGGCGCAAGTATTCGCCCGGCGAATCCTTGGCGCGCTACGCCTGGTTCCTGGGCGCCGTCTTCATCCTGGTCTGGTCGCTCAGGCATCTCGACATCAACTGGGCCTACTTCATCGACGCCCATATTCAGGCGGCCGATCTAATGGTTCGCATGTATCCGCCCGACTGGCAGCACTTCGACTACATCCTCGACCCCTTGCTGGAGACCATCCACATCGCCACCCTGGGCACGGCGGTGACCGTCATCATTTCGCTGCCGGTGGCCTTCATCGCGGCGCGCAACACGACATTTAACGGCTTCACCTGGGCCCTTGGGCGTTTCATCCTGGTGGCGTCGCGTTCCATCAATACGGTGGTCTGGGCGTTGATTTTCGTGGCCATCTTCGGGCCCGGCGCGATGGCCGGCATCTGGGCCATCGCGGCGCGCTCCATCGGCTTCACGGGCAAGTTGATCGCCGAGGCCATCGAGGAAATCGACCATGGCGCCGTCGAGGCCATTGAGGCCACCGGGGCCTCGCGCCTGAAGGTTCTGCTGATCGGCGTGCTGCCCCAGGTGCTGCCGGTGATCTACGGCACCGTGGTCTACCGTTGGGACATCAACATCCGGGAATCGACGGTGCTCGGTTTCGTCGGCGCCGGCGGCATCGGCATCGAGCTTTATTCCTCGATCAACCAGTTCCTCTGGCGCGAGGTGGCGTTGATGTTCATCGCCATCTTTGCCGTCGTGGTGATCAGCGAGTTCGTCTCGGCCACCGTGCGCGCCAAAATCACCTGAGCCTCTGATCCGCGGGCGGACAGCCAGCCGCCCAAACACATTCTTCGCTACGAGGCACGGTTTCGATGTCCGGTTCAAGAATTTCACCGCCGGCAACCATCCCGCCCACAACCATCGCCGCCGACTATGCGGCCTGGGGAATAGAGATCTCCTTGGGCTGCCTGACGGCCACGGTAGCTGTGGGCGAGGGCGGGGCGGGGCTGGATGCGGCCATGGCGGCGGTGCTGGAGGCGGCGCCCGACGGCATCGCCGGGCTGCCCGCCATCGCGGCGACGCGCCGCGCCTACAAGGCAGGGGGCAAGGATCCCAGCCGCTACCGGCCCTCGGCAGAAGCCTTGCTGCGCAGGCTGCGCCAGGGCAAAGGGCTCTATCGCGTTAACAACGTCGTCGATGTCACCAACATGGTCTCGATTGCCAGCGGATTCTCTATCGGTATGTACGATCAGGCGCGGCTGGACGGGCCGCTGACGCTGCGCCCGGCCGCCGAGGGCGAAACCTACGCCGCCATCGGGCGGGGGCCGATCAATCTGGCCGGGCTGCCGGTGCTGTGCGATGCTGCGGGGCCCTTCGGCTGCCCCACCAGCGACAGCGAGCGCACGGCGATCAACACCGGCACCACGGCCATATTGATGGTGATATTCGATTTCGGTGTGGCGCACGAGCTGCCGGCGGCTCTCGGCCAGGCGGTGGCCTGGATTGCCGAGCACTGCGCCGGCCGCGATATCGAGGAGTGCCTTTTGTGAACGAGATCAAGAACGTTCTGGTGGTCGGCTCGGGCACCATGGGGCGCGGTATCGCGCAGTCTTTTTTGCGCGGTGGACACCGGGTGACGGTGCTCAGCCGCGATCCGGCCAAGGTGAGCGGACTGCCGTCCGAGGCCCGGCTGGTCGGCGAGCCACCGGATCAGGCGCCGGATTTGATTCTCGAAACCGTGGTCGAGGACCTCGACGTCAAGACGGCGCTCTATGCCCGGCTAGAGTCCGCCTACGGCGGCGGGCCGATCCTGGGCACCAACACATCGGGGCTTTCGCTCGATGCCCTGGCTGGGGGTCTCGACCATCCCCGGCGCTTCATCGGCATACACTACTTCCAGCCGGCCGAGGCGCTGCCGCTGGTCGAGGTCATTCGCACCACCGCCACCACCGACGAGGTCTTTGCCGCCGTCGCCGCATCTCTGGGGCGCAACGGCCAGCGCGTCTTGGAGGTACGCAAGCCGGTCAAGGGATTCCTCGCCAATCGGCTGCAGCACGCCATTTTGCACGAGGCCTTCAGCCTGATCGAGGCCGGCGTGGCCACGGCCGAGGACGTCGACAATTTTGCCAAGTACCTGTTTGGGCCGCGGCTCTCGGTGACCGGCTTGATCGAACAGAAGGACATCTCCGGCCTCAACGTCACGGCCAAGACGCAGCACAACCTGGTACCCGACCTCGACCATTCGGGGCGGCCGGGCCGGCTGCTTCTGGACAAAGTCGAAGCCGGCGATTTCGGCGTCAGCACGGGCCAGGGTTTTTACGACTGGCGGCAGCGCGACGTCGAGGCGCACAAGAGCCGTGCCGCCGACAAACTGGCACGCATCCTGGCAATCGTGCTGGAGGAATGATACCCAATCCGCTTGGTTGATTGCGGCAAGGCAGGAGCGGCGTCGATGATGCGTGTAGGTGTCGAGGTGGGGGGAACCTTTACCGATTTGGTGCTGGTCGACGGGGCCGGCGTGCGCGTCGAGAAGGTGCCCAGCACGCCGCACCAGCCCGACCTCGGCGCCATGCAGGCGCTGGCCGCGGCCGAGGTCGATTTTGGCCGGCTCGAGGATCTCGTGCACGGCTCAACGGTGGCCACCAACGCGGTGCTGGAACGCAAGGGGGCCAAGGTCTGCCTGGTGGTCAGCCGGGGCACCCGCGACGTGCTCTTTTTGCAGCGCCACACGCGGCGTCACATCTATGACCTTTTCTACCGAAAGCCCCAACCGGTGCTGCGGCGGCGCGACGTGGTCGAGGTCGCGGAACGGCTGACCGCCGACGGCTCGGTGGTCGAGGCGCTGGACGAGGCGGAAGCCGAGGCGCTGTTGCGGGAGAAACTCGCGGGCGGCTACGCGGCCGTGGCGATTTGCTTGCTCAACAGCTACGTCAACCCCCGGCACGAGGAGCGCCTGGCGGCGCTGGTGCGCCAGATCGACCCCAGCCTCAGCGTCACCTGTTCGGCCCACGTCTGCCGCGAGTTCCGCGAATACGAACGCTGCTCGACGGCCGCTCTGGCGGCCTACGTGCAGCCCGTGGTGGCGAGCTACCTGGGGCGTTTTTCGGCCTCCCTCGAGGCCGCCGGCTACCAGGGCCGCTTCAGCATCATGCAATCGAACGGCGGCCACCTGCCGGCCGCGGCCATCGGTCAGAACGCCATCACGTGTCTCTATTCCGGGCCCGCCGCCGGCGTCATCGGGGCCGCCCGCCAGGCCGCCAAGTCGGACTTCGAGAAAGTCATAACCCTGGACATGGGCGGCACCAGCACCGACGTCTCGCTGGTCGAGGGCGGGGTTCCGGAACTTGCCGGCATGACCGAGATCGACGGCCTGCCCATCAAGACGCCGGTCATCGATATCGCCACGGTGGGCGCCGGCGGCGGCTCGCTGGTCTGGCTCGACGACGGTGCCATGTTGCGCGTCGGGCCGCAGTCGGCCGGCGCCGATCCGGGTCCCGCCAGCTATGGCCGCGGCGGCAGCCAGCCGACCATCACCGACGCCCATCTGGTACGCGGCACGATCCGCGCCGCCTCCTTCCTCGAGGGCCGCATGGCGCTCGACGAGGCGGCGGCCCGGGCGGCGCTGGAGCCGCTGGCCGAGGCCTTCGGCATGGCTCTCGAGGAAGCCGCCGACAGCGCCGTGCAGATCGCCGAGGCCAACATCGTGCGGGCCGTGCAGCGCGTCTCCACCGAACGCGGCAAGGACCCTCGCGACTACGCCCTGGTGGCCTTCGGCGGGGCCGGGCCGATGATCGGCGCCCGGGTGGCCGAGGAGCTGGGCATGAGGGCCGTGGTGGTGCCGCCGCACGCCGGCGTGCTATCGGCCTGGGGCTTGTTGACCTCGGACTATGGCCATTACGAGAGCCGGACCCACCGGGTCCTTTTAGATGGTGCTGCTACGGGCACTGATTCTGCCATGGCTGAGTGCCGCCGTATTTTGGCCGAACTGCAGGCCGCTGCCGCCGGCTATTTGGCTGAGCATGGCGTCGCCGGCGGCCCGGCCTATGCCGCCAGCCTCGACATGCGCTACGTCGGCCAGGCCTTCGAGATTTCGGTCCCGGTCGATCTCGAGGCCATCGCGGACATGCCCCAGGCCGAGCTGCAAGCCGCCTTCGAGGAATGCCACCGCCAGGTCTTTGAATTCGACAAGGGCCACGGCGGGCTTTGCGAAATCATCACGCTGCGTGTCGGCGTCGCCGTGCCGCCGGCCGCCCTGCCGCAGGCGGCGCCCCCAGGGGGCAGCGGCCGGCCCGCGGAATCGGTCCGGCTTTTCGAGCGCGGCGTCTGGCTCGATTGCCCCTGCCGCCAGCGGCACGACGTGGATCAGGCCCAGGGGCCGGCGCTGATCGAGGACGGCACCTCGACCATCTTTCTGCCGCCGGGCTGGATCGCCGCCAGCGACGCCGCCGGCAATCTTGTGCTCGAGCAAAGGGAATCCCCATGACCGCCAGCGAGCTTTCGCCGCGCGACGAGGCCATTCTGTCGCAGGCCTTCCTGGCCATTGCCAACGAGATGGGCGCCAAGCTCGTGCGTTCGGCCCATTCGACCATCGTGCGCGAGGCCCAGGACGCCTCGACGGCGATCATGGATGCCGGCGGCGCCGTGGTGGCCCAGGCCGAGCTGATTCCCATGCAACTGGGCTCGATCAGCTACACCTTCGGGCCCTGCGCCGAGGTGACGCCGATTGCTGAGCTGCGTGAGGGTGATTTCTACATCACCAACGATCCCTACCAGGGCGGCCAGCACCTGCCGGATGTCTTTATTTTTTCGCCCATCTTCGTCGACGGCGAACTGATCGGCTTCGCCTCCTCGGTGGCCCACCACATCGATCTGGGCGGCGGCGCCCCCGGCCTCAACCCCGATGCCGGCGACGTGCATCAGGAAGGCATCATCATCCCGCCCAGCCGCTACAACGTCGGCCACGACTGGAACGGCGGGCCGCTGGAACGCCTGCTGGCCGCCAACATTCGCCTGCCCGATCAGACCATCGGCGACTTCAACGCCCAGTTCGCCGCCAACTCGATCGGTATCGAGCGCCTGAAGGAGCTCTGCCGCAAGCACGGCACGGCGCGCATCCGCCAAGCCATGCAGGCCATGCAGGACTATTCCGAACGCCGCATCCGGGCCGCCATCGCCGCCGCCCCCGACGGCACTTACCTGGGCGAAGACTCCATGGACGACGATGGCCTGGGCAGCGGGCCCTTGACCGTCAAGGCCCGGGTAACCATCTCGGGCTCGGACATCGAAGTCGACTTCGCGGGCACCTGCGACCAGGTCAAGTCCAACATAAACAACCCCTTCGCCTCGACCGTGGCCTCGGCGGTTTCCTGCATCAAGTCGGTGATGACCAGCGCCGACATCCCTTACAACGACGGCTGCGCCAAGGCCATCCGGGTGACGGCGCCCTATGGCAGCGTGCTCAACCCCAAGCCGCCGGCGCCGGTGCGGGCCAGGCTGTTGCCCAGCTACCGGGTTTTCGACGCGGTCATGAAGGCCCTGGCCCAAGCCATGCCCGACCGCGTCATCGCCTCGGGCTACGACACCACGACCATAGCCTGCCTCAGCCGCCTGGGCCCGGCCGGCTACAGCATCTACCTCGAGGTTTTCGGCGGCGGCTATGGCGCGGGACCACACAACGACGGCTGCGACGGTGTCGACTCGCCCTTGTCCAATTGTTCCAACATCCCCATCGAGGCCATGGACATGGGATTCGATTTCTTCCGCGTGCGCGATTACAGCCTGGTGCCCGATTCCGGCGGTGCCGGGCGCCAGCGTGGCGGCCTGGCGTTTCGCCGTATCTACGAGATCCTTGCCGACGAGGTCATCTTCGCCACCTACGCCGATCGCTTCAAAATCCAGCCTCAAGGCCTTTTCGGCGGCCAACCGGGAGCGCTCGCCCAGACCGCCGTCGAGCGCGACGGCCAATGCCTGCAGCTCAACTCCAAGCAAAGCCTCAAGCTCGAGAAGGGTGATCTCCTGATCATGCACACCGGTGGCGGTGCCGGCTACGGCCCGGCCGCCGAACGCCCGCCCCAACGCCTCGAGAGTGACCGCGCAGACGGCTACGTCAGCGCCGATCCCGAAGCTTGACGGGGGGGATCGGAGACCCTGAATCCACTCGGCGACAGGTCGGCATTTTCCCGCTGTGTCCGGTAGGGGCATTGACATCTCGGGCAAAAAGGATATACCTCGCCCCAACGTGATGCATTCGTTTGGTGCTACCTGAAGACCGGTACGCCGATTGACATGGTGCCCCCCTGACGATGTGAGCGTTCGACTGGCCGCGCTGTCACGTGGTGTGATATGCGGAAATATGGCCGCTGTTAGAGGAAACAACTATGACTACCGGTACCGTCAAATGGTTCAACCCGAACAAGGGTTACGGGTTCATCGAGCCGGAAGATGGCTCGAAAGACGCCTTCGTGCATATTTCGGCCGTCGAGCGCGCTGGATTGAGCTCGCTCAACGAAGGCCAGAAGGTCTCGTACGAGCTTCAGCCCGGGCAGAACGGCAAATCTTCGGCCGAGAACCTTTCTCTGGTCGACTAGCTGTACAAGGCGCCGCCCCCACTCCCGTTGGGGGCGGCGGCCGCTCGTCTTCGGCGCTGCGGCTATCTATCGTGACAAGGACTGCTAGCGGCGGGTGATGGCTCGCGCCGTCCTTGCGCTCGACAAGGCTTTTTACATTGCACATGAATAGCGCGGCGGTCAGCGATGGCCGCGCTTGTGGTGCGAGCCGATATTTGCCCTCGCCCCCGGCTCGAATTGCAGCGGAGGAATCCCGGGATGTGGAAATCATCAAGGAAATCGGCCAAGTCGAAGGCCGAGGCGCTGTTCGCGGCGACCCAGAAGAAGGACCGGCAGGTCCTGGACGAACGCGAAAGGGAGCGCCAGGAAAAAGCCGCCCACGTGGCCAAGCTGCGGGCTTTGCGCCTGGCCAAAGAGGCAGCCGACAAAGCGGAAGCCGAAGAAGCCAAAGCCAAAGCCTGATCCGCTTCGGATCTTCAGATCTTGCGGGCCACGAAGAAAGTGGTTTGGCCAACCTGGCGGCGCGGGGCATCGCTT contains these protein-coding regions:
- the phnE gene encoding phosphonate ABC transporter, permease protein PhnE, encoding MTASEQAVRQPDIWRKYSPGESLARYAWFLGAVFILVWSLRHLDINWAYFIDAHIQAADLMVRMYPPDWQHFDYILDPLLETIHIATLGTAVTVIISLPVAFIAARNTTFNGFTWALGRFILVASRSINTVVWALIFVAIFGPGAMAGIWAIAARSIGFTGKLIAEAIEEIDHGAVEAIEATGASRLKVLLIGVLPQVLPVIYGTVVYRWDINIRESTVLGFVGAGGIGIELYSSINQFLWREVALMFIAIFAVVVISEFVSATVRAKIT
- a CDS encoding phenylalanine--tRNA ligase beta subunit-related protein, producing the protein MSGSRISPPATIPPTTIAADYAAWGIEISLGCLTATVAVGEGGAGLDAAMAAVLEAAPDGIAGLPAIAATRRAYKAGGKDPSRYRPSAEALLRRLRQGKGLYRVNNVVDVTNMVSIASGFSIGMYDQARLDGPLTLRPAAEGETYAAIGRGPINLAGLPVLCDAAGPFGCPTSDSERTAINTGTTAILMVIFDFGVAHELPAALGQAVAWIAEHCAGRDIEECLL
- a CDS encoding 3-hydroxyacyl-CoA dehydrogenase NAD-binding domain-containing protein, yielding MNEIKNVLVVGSGTMGRGIAQSFLRGGHRVTVLSRDPAKVSGLPSEARLVGEPPDQAPDLILETVVEDLDVKTALYARLESAYGGGPILGTNTSGLSLDALAGGLDHPRRFIGIHYFQPAEALPLVEVIRTTATTDEVFAAVAASLGRNGQRVLEVRKPVKGFLANRLQHAILHEAFSLIEAGVATAEDVDNFAKYLFGPRLSVTGLIEQKDISGLNVTAKTQHNLVPDLDHSGRPGRLLLDKVEAGDFGVSTGQGFYDWRQRDVEAHKSRAADKLARILAIVLEE
- a CDS encoding hydantoinase/oxoprolinase family protein, which encodes MMRVGVEVGGTFTDLVLVDGAGVRVEKVPSTPHQPDLGAMQALAAAEVDFGRLEDLVHGSTVATNAVLERKGAKVCLVVSRGTRDVLFLQRHTRRHIYDLFYRKPQPVLRRRDVVEVAERLTADGSVVEALDEAEAEALLREKLAGGYAAVAICLLNSYVNPRHEERLAALVRQIDPSLSVTCSAHVCREFREYERCSTAALAAYVQPVVASYLGRFSASLEAAGYQGRFSIMQSNGGHLPAAAIGQNAITCLYSGPAAGVIGAARQAAKSDFEKVITLDMGGTSTDVSLVEGGVPELAGMTEIDGLPIKTPVIDIATVGAGGGSLVWLDDGAMLRVGPQSAGADPGPASYGRGGSQPTITDAHLVRGTIRAASFLEGRMALDEAAARAALEPLAEAFGMALEEAADSAVQIAEANIVRAVQRVSTERGKDPRDYALVAFGGAGPMIGARVAEELGMRAVVVPPHAGVLSAWGLLTSDYGHYESRTHRVLLDGAATGTDSAMAECRRILAELQAAAAGYLAEHGVAGGPAYAASLDMRYVGQAFEISVPVDLEAIADMPQAELQAAFEECHRQVFEFDKGHGGLCEIITLRVGVAVPPAALPQAAPPGGSGRPAESVRLFERGVWLDCPCRQRHDVDQAQGPALIEDGTSTIFLPPGWIAASDAAGNLVLEQRESP
- a CDS encoding hydantoinase B/oxoprolinase family protein, which encodes MTASELSPRDEAILSQAFLAIANEMGAKLVRSAHSTIVREAQDASTAIMDAGGAVVAQAELIPMQLGSISYTFGPCAEVTPIAELREGDFYITNDPYQGGQHLPDVFIFSPIFVDGELIGFASSVAHHIDLGGGAPGLNPDAGDVHQEGIIIPPSRYNVGHDWNGGPLERLLAANIRLPDQTIGDFNAQFAANSIGIERLKELCRKHGTARIRQAMQAMQDYSERRIRAAIAAAPDGTYLGEDSMDDDGLGSGPLTVKARVTISGSDIEVDFAGTCDQVKSNINNPFASTVASAVSCIKSVMTSADIPYNDGCAKAIRVTAPYGSVLNPKPPAPVRARLLPSYRVFDAVMKALAQAMPDRVIASGYDTTTIACLSRLGPAGYSIYLEVFGGGYGAGPHNDGCDGVDSPLSNCSNIPIEAMDMGFDFFRVRDYSLVPDSGGAGRQRGGLAFRRIYEILADEVIFATYADRFKIQPQGLFGGQPGALAQTAVERDGQCLQLNSKQSLKLEKGDLLIMHTGGGAGYGPAAERPPQRLESDRADGYVSADPEA
- a CDS encoding cold-shock protein, with amino-acid sequence MTTGTVKWFNPNKGYGFIEPEDGSKDAFVHISAVERAGLSSLNEGQKVSYELQPGQNGKSSAENLSLVD